DNA from Daucus carota subsp. sativus chromosome 1, DH1 v3.0, whole genome shotgun sequence:
AAATCGAGTTTTGGTAGGGCTGCTTACTCTTTCTGCTAAACTATGACTGTCAGTGGCTTGACCTCTTCTTGCTCTGACATGAATATAATCCTTCGGTGGCTCTGGAGGTTTGTTATCCTGTTTCTTATCCTCTTCTGTAGCTATAtttgtttcttcttcttttttaaccCCACCATTAACATTTTCACTTGTCATCTTCGATCTCTTCATAACATTTGAATTCTCTTCACCTTCTGCTACCTAAATTATTAATTCCCCCATCAAGTTCAATAAAAAAactcaataatttatttttttatgagagAATAATATATGAACAAACCTTTGTAGACTTAAGTAGAGCAGCTTCCTTGGCTTTTCCTCTTGGGAATCCTTTTCTCTTTCTTGAATTTAACTCAACAGGAGCTGGTAACTCAATATCCTGAGCTGGGATTTGTTCAGAAACCGAAGATTCCTCGTTAGAGCCATTGTCAGACCTCAAATTCATCTGGCTTTGAACATAATTCTTGTTCACCATTGGAGATCCATCTGCATTAAGAGAAGGACTACTCGAAACTCTTGGCAAATTTTCGCTTCCCATAAGGTGTCTACTACGCCTGAATTGAAATTCAGCATTGTTTATCCCAAGTGCGCTTGTTCTGCCGTTCAAACTACGGCTCCCAAAGCACGAAAACTTAGCAGCCCTCTCCGCGAACCCTGGATCAGTTGGAAGAGCAGGCAGAGCAGAATTCATAGGCATTGGATTGCCTATGAGTTGATTCATCATTGGCACTTGTAGTTCAGGTGGAGAATCTATAGGTGTATTGTAACACGACGTGTTCGGACTGTTGATGTAACTAGACCTTTGTATGAACTCAGGTGAAATATCACCAGCATTGTTAATACTTCCAAGCTTTCCAAACAATTCCCTGACTGCAAAATGATCAGTGACAGAATTGGAAGCTGTGGGTGATGAGACCATTGAGCTCAGAGCTGTTTCGTATTGCGAACA
Protein-coding regions in this window:
- the LOC108204708 gene encoding transcription factor bHLH78 — protein: MEKEYYFNAEISPQFNFQPFGNAFQANPGFEDPMEQCSQYETALSSMVSSPTASNSVTDHFAVRELFGKLGSINNAGDISPEFIQRSSYINSPNTSCYNTPIDSPPELQVPMMNQLIGNPMPMNSALPALPTDPGFAERAAKFSCFGSRSLNGRTSALGINNAEFQFRRSRHLMGSENLPRVSSSPSLNADGSPMVNKNYVQSQMNLRSDNGSNEESSVSEQIPAQDIELPAPVELNSRKRKGFPRGKAKEAALLKSTKVAEGEENSNVMKRSKMTSENVNGGVKKEEETNIATEEDKKQDNKPPEPPKDYIHVRARRGQATDSHSLAERVRREKISERMKLLQDLVPGCNKVTGKAVMLDEIINYVQSLQRQVEFLSMKLSTVNSNQNVNIVNLLPKDMFQPNGSILNQMYPVESSASAYHGQQTSQLHHDKPLQPLDATLCRNLGIQLEGFGEGLPQFPAFSEDDLQSIVQTGFAPNQTSHMNIEL